A genomic window from Prunus persica cultivar Lovell chromosome G2, Prunus_persica_NCBIv2, whole genome shotgun sequence includes:
- the LOC18785231 gene encoding lysophospholipid acyltransferase LPEAT2, which yields MADNDLASPLISSPPSDHPHLILTVQDDTDTDHNNHNGNHGSNSTHHHFRNPYAFLGSDGFTVPGSTTADPFRNHTLEIRGLYEWLKIGICLPIALARLVLFGASLLIGFVATKLALQGWKDKKNPMPKWRCRIMWITRVCTRCILFSFGYHWIRRKGKPAPREIAPIVVSNHVSFIEPIFYFYELFPTIVASESHDSLPLVGTIIRAMQVIYVNRFSASSRKHAVSEIKRKASCDRFPRVLLFPEGTTTNGRFLISFELGAFIPGFPIQPVTVRYPHVHFDQSWGHISLAKLMFRMFTQFHNFMEVEYLPVVSPLDNKKESAVRFSERTCHAMATSLNVVQTSHSYGDLMLLMKATQSKSKLERPASYMVEMATVKSLLHISSMEAVDFLDKFLSMNPDPRGHVNYSGFLRVLRLKACTFSEEIFAFIDVEKSGSITFKQFLFGSVHVLKQPLFRRACELVFSEYVSGENDYISEQENQFGESVRPAIPDLNEDEVHELFNLFDADGDGRISKDEFWTCLKRNPLLIALFSPCLLNKDISQDGNRLEEIV from the exons ATGGCAGACAACGATCTCGCCTCGCCTCTCATCTCTTCTCCACCCTCCGATCACCCTCACTTGATCCTCACCGTCCAAGACGACACCGACACAGACCACAACAACCACAACGGCAATCACGGCAGCAACAGCACCCACCACCACTTTCGCAACCCATATGCGTTTCTCGGGTCGGATGGGTTCACCGTGCCCGGTTCGACCACTGCGGACCCGTTTAGGAACCACACACTGGAGATTCGTGGGCTTTACGAGTGGTTAAAGATCGGAATTTGCTTGCCCATCGCGCTGGCTCGACTTGTGCTATTTGGGGCCTCTTTGCTGATTGGGTTTGTGGCTACAAAATTGGCTCTTCAGGGATGGAAGGACAAGAAGAACCCTATGCCTAAGTGGAGGTGCAGGATTATGTGGATCACTAGAGTCTGTACTCGTTGTATTCTGTTCTCTTTTGG CTACCATTGGATAAGACGGAAAGGAAAACCTGCTCCTAGAGAAATTGCTCCAATAGTTGTATCTAACCATGTATCATTCATTGAACCTATCTTCTATTTCTATGAATTATTCCCTACAATTGTGGCATCCGAATCCCATGATTCCCTACCCTTGGTTGGAACAATCATCAGAGCAATGCAG GTGATATATGTAAATAGGTTTTCTGCATCATCAAGGAAGCACGCTGTTAGTGAAATAAAG AGAAAAGCTTCTTGCGATAGATTTCCTCGAGTGCTTTTATTTCCTGAGGGAACCACAACCAACGGAAGATTTCTCATTTCATTTGAACTCGGTGCATTCATCCCTGGTTTCCCCATACAACCAGTAACTGTACGCTATCCCCATGTACACTTTGACCAATCCTG GGGGCACATTTCTTTGGCAAAGCTCATGTTTAGAATGTTCACACAGTTTCACAATTTCATGGAG GTAGAGTATCTTCCTGTTGTGTCACCCCTTGataacaagaaagaaagtgcTGTTCGTTTTTCTGAGAGG ACTTGTCATGCTATGGCAACTTCACTCAATGTTGTACAGACATCTCATTCTTATGGAGACTTAATGCTTCTTATGAAAGCAACTCAGTCGAAATCGAAACTG GAGCGCCCCGCATCTTATATGGTTGAAATGGCGACTGTAAAATCA TTACTCCATATAAGCAGCATGGAAGCTGTGGACTTTCTGGATAAGTTTCTTTCTATGAATCCAGACCCTAG AGGTCATGTTAACTACAGTGGTTTCCTGAGGGTTCTAAGACTCAAGGCCTGTACCTTTTCCGAAGAG ATATTTGCTTTCATTGATGTTGAAAAAAGTGGATCAATCACGTTTAAGCAG TTCTTGTTTGGGTCTGTGCATGTCCTGAAGCAGCCCTTGTTCCGGCGAGCCTGTGAATTAGTTTTTTCTGAATATGTTTCTGGGGAGAATGACTACATATCAGAACAAGAA AATCAGTTTGGAGAGTCCGTCAGGCCTGCAATCCCGGATTTGAATGAGGATGAG GTCCATGAACTGTTTAATCTATTTGATGCTGATGGTGATGGAAGGATCAGCAAGGATGAATTTTGGACCTGTCTAAAAAGAAACCCACTACTGATTGCGCTTTTCTCACCTTGTTTGCTTAACAAGGACATTTCACAAGATGGTAATAGGTTGGAGGAGATTGTGTAG
- the LOC18786400 gene encoding glyoxylate/hydroxypyruvate reductase HPR3 — NGFCDDWEFQIGGKRVGIVGLGNIGLEVAKRLEAFGCNILYNSRKKKPFVSYPFFPDVCELSADSDVLVICCGLNAQTHHMINKKVLLALGREGVIVNVGRGAIIDEKEMVQCLVRGEIGGAVLDVFENEPHVPKELFALDNVVLSPHHAGLTPECFTALRELVVGNLEAFFSNKPLLSQVENN; from the coding sequence AATGGTTTTTGTGATGATTGGGAATTTCAGataggaggcaaacgagttgGGATTGTTGGATTGGGAAACATTGGCTTAGAAGTTGCTAAGAGACTCGAGGCCTTTGGTTGCAATATCTTGTATAactcaaggaagaaaaaacCATTTGTTTCGTACCCTTTCTTTCCTGATGTATGTGAACTTTCAGCTGATAGCGATGTGCTTGTCATTTGTTGTGGTTTGAATGCTCAAACCCACCACATGATTAACAAGAAAGTCTTGTTGGCATTGGGAAGAGAGGGGGTGATTGTGAATGTAGGACGTGGGGCTATAATCGACGAGAAGGAAATGGTGCAGTGTTTGGTGCGAGGCGAGATTGGAGGTGCTGTTTTGGATGTGTTTGAGAATGAGCCTCATGTTCCTAAAGAGCTCTTTGCATTGGATAATGTCGTACTGTCACCACATCATGCTGGCCTTACACCAGAATGTTTCACGGCTTTGCGCGAACTAGTAGTAGGGAATTTGGAAGCATTCTTCTCAAACAAACCATTGCTTTCTCAAGTGGAGAATAATTGA
- the LOC18787196 gene encoding CRS2-associated factor 1, mitochondrial has translation MFLTRLSRLNPNPFLLILTRHLSNPSKLHDRYSFKPPPSLSPNTQGQNPNHNNPKKKQKPQYRPPSSLDRTGQKPIHSDLPFDFRYSYTESSPTVRPIGLREPKYSPFGPGRIDREWIGVCAPAVDPKVRSVEGAEEDPKLEEKRKRRRQKVQGEPLTPAERKILVDKCQRPKTKRQINLGRDGLTHNMLNDIQNHWKHDEAVRIKCLGVPTVDMKNVCTQLEDKTFGKIIHRHGGVLVLYRGRNYKPKKRPVIPLMLWRPHEPVYPRLIKTTIDGLSIEETKEMRKRGLAVPALTKLAKNGYYGSLVSMVRDAFICCELVRIDCQGLEKSDYKKIGCKLRDLVPCILVTFEKEQIVVWRGKDYKPLEDGYFLPDRELFDNPEGDLVSGKEGCGNSDGSSSEKEFDSGEE, from the exons ATGTTTCTCACCAGGCTCTCCCGCCTAAACCCAAACCCATTCCTACTCATTCTCACGCGCCACCTCTCCAACCCCTCGAAACTCCACGACCGCTACTCCTTCAAACCCCCACCCTCCCTTTCCCCAAACACCCAGGGCCAAAACCCGAACCATAATAACCCCAAGAAGAAGCAGAAACCCCAGTATCGCCCGCCATCGTCCCTCGACCGAACGGGTCAGAAGCCGATACATTCGGATTTGCCCTTCGATTTCAGGTACAGCTACACCGAGAGCAGCCCGACGGTGAGGCCCATTGGGCTGCGCGAGCCCAAGTACTCGCCTTTTGGGCCGGGGCGGATTGACCGGGAATGGATCGGGGTGTGTGCGCCGGCTGTGGACCCCAAGGTGAGGTCCGTGGAGGGAGCAGAGGAGGATCCGAAAttggaagagaagaggaagaggaggagacAGAAGGTTCAGGGAGAGCCTCTAACTCCGGCTGAAAGGAAAATATTGGTGGACAAGTGCCAGAGGCCCAAAACCAAGAGGCAAATCAATTTGG GTAGAGATGGTTTAACTCACAATATGCTGAATGATATTCAAAACCATTGGAAACATGATGAAGCAGTGAGGATAAAATGTCTAGGTGTTCCCACCGTTGACATGAAAAATGTTTGCACCCAACTTGAG GACAAAACCTTCGGAAAAATCATCCACAGACATGGTGGTGTACTTGTATTATACAGAGGCAGGAACTATAAACCCAAGAAAAGGCCCGTGATTCCATTAATGTTGTGGAGGCCACATGAACCCGTATATCCCAGGCTGATCAAAACTACAATTGATGGCCTAAGCATTGAGGAAACAAAGGAAATGAGGAAGAGAGGATTAGCTGTCCCTGCTTTAACAAAACTTG CCAAGAATGGTTATTATGGTAGTCTGGTATCCATGGTTAGAGATGCTTTTATCTGCTGTGAGCTGGTTCGGATAGACTGCCAGGGTCTTGAGAAGAGTGATTACAAGAAAATAGGCTGCAAACTCAGG GATCTTGTGCCTTGTATCCTGGTGACATTTGAGAAGGAACAGATTGTGGTTTGGAGAGGGAAGGACTATAAGCCTCTAGAGGATGGATACTTCCTTCCAGATCGAGAACTGTTTGATAATCCAGAAGGGGATTTGGTTTCAGGAAAAGAGGGGTGTGGTAACTCAGATGGCAGCAGTagcgaaaaggaatttgactcTGGTGAAGAGTAG
- the LOC18785288 gene encoding uncharacterized protein LOC18785288, with protein sequence MEESQKFGRNHKPTTTTATEKLSKSSSTSNSCISSSSSGIFFFFDSDQDGGNGGHNSDDSEHDSAEVKRLREDLLGFLDESELEAATQDLDSVMKSFEEEIASTTSSVGSGTGGRSDVRFGESNPDLGYLLGASDDELGLPPSENFSEVLAEGRETELVRVSSDSSGIDVEEVPWSESESKMISHG encoded by the exons ATGGAAGAATCTCAGAAATTTGGCCGTAATCACAAACCCACCacaacaacagcaacagaAAAATTGAGCAAAAGCTCTAGTACCAGTAACTCCTgcatttcttcttcatcatctgggattttttttttctttgattcgGACCAAGATGGTGGCAATGGTGGCCACAACTCGGACGACTCGGAGCATGACTCGGCCGAGGTTAAGCGACTCAGAGAAGACCTACTGGGTTTCCTCGACGAATCGGAACTCGAAGCGGCCACTCAGGACCTCGACTCGGTCATGAAAAGCTTCGAGGAAGAGATTGCATCCACCACTTCTT CCGTCGGCTCCGGTACCGGTGGTCGATCTGACGTCAGATTCGGCGAGTCCAATCCGGACCTTGGTTACCTTCTAGGAGCCTCAGATGATGAGCTGGGTCTCCCTCCGTCGGAGAACTTTAGCGAAGTGCTGGCAGAAGGCAGAGAGACCGAGTTGGTCCGAGTTTCGTCTGACTCGTCCGGAATCGACGTAGAGGAGGTCCCATGGTCTGAGAGCGAGAGTAAGATGATATCCCATGGCTAA